Proteins from a genomic interval of Panthera uncia isolate 11264 chromosome C1 unlocalized genomic scaffold, Puncia_PCG_1.0 HiC_scaffold_4, whole genome shotgun sequence:
- the TCHH gene encoding LOW QUALITY PROTEIN: trichohyalin (The sequence of the model RefSeq protein was modified relative to this genomic sequence to represent the inferred CDS: inserted 1 base in 1 codon; deleted 1 base in 1 codon; substituted 1 base at 1 genomic stop codon): MSPLLKSILDITEIFNQYALHDCDGAALSKKDLKNLLEREFGDVLRRPHDPETVDLILELLDRDCNGLVDFNEFLLFVFKVAQACYYALSQVSGLDEKGVRCEGKENPLQDPRQEDQRFEPRDRQLEEHRQKRQELERELAEEDKQRLQRREPEERLEEEEQLKRRKGREPEEFPDRKQRQERREQRELREEEEQLQRQTREQEEPRLQQELRREKQDRREQTERREQQLRRGEPRLEQELRREQERREQQERREQELRREQELRREQELRRQQRLRREEQERREQXXXXXTREQERREQQERREQELRREELLFEQELRREQKRREQELRREQRLRREEPRLEQELRREQERREQELRREELLFEQELRREQERREQELRREQRLSREEPRLEQELRREQELRREQEERREQTRLKQELRREQEERREQEERREQEERREQEERREQELRREQELRREEPRVEQELRREQRLRREETRLEQELRREQELRREQELRREEPRLEQELRREQRXXXXEQEERREQEERREQELRREEPRLEQELRREQQDRREQELRREQEERLQQELRHEQQPAEEEVEARERDKSRTSRWQWQLESEADARQSKVYSRPRRQEQQRQRQEREKRQRLELERQLREEDEQARLQEEEEQRRDFKWQWQAEEESERRRQRFSARPQLREQQERQLRAEELQDGELLREEAEQRRQRLEREREQQILEEEKQLRLEQSLQEDQERKLRREEQCRDQKWRWQPEEESQRRRHTVYAKPTQREPLREEEQLQREELKTRRRQELERQYREEEPLREEEQLLRDRRRQQRGRQYLEEEELQRLDRKRQFQDEDQSRDLKWQWQPEKENEVRNHRVYSKRKVNEERIRQLEDSQVRDRPFRQNRWLLQDERDERAREKERTRQQRDMQFPAEELLEREEQKEAKRRDRKFGEEEQQQRRREREQQLRQERDRKFREEEQLLQEREEQLRRXXXXEEELRRQERDRKFREEEQLLQEREEQLRLQERDRKFLEEEELRRQERDRKFREGEQRLRRRRGLDGTLSQEEQLKGAEQEQEQSVQQEREEKRHRQEQDRQFLEEEEQLPREEQEELRRRQERGQQYLVEEQFAREKRRRPEQELRQEEQRRRQREEERRHRGQVWEDGDRGRWQTLEPGKSQFASVPVRSSPLYEYIQEQRSQYRP, from the exons ATGTCTCCACTTCTGAAAAGCATCTTGGATATCACTGAAATTTTCAATCAATATGCCTTACATGATTGTGATGGGGCAGCACTAAGCAAGAAAGACCTGAAGAACCTCCTTGAAAGGGAATTTGGAGATGTCCTTCGg aGGCCACATGACCCTGAGACAGTAGATCTGATCCTGGAACTTCTGGATCGCGACTGTAACGGGCTCGTCGATTTCAATGAATTCCTCCTGTTCGTTTTCAAGGTGGCTCAAGCTTGTTATTACGCTCTCAGCCAGGTTTCCGGGCTGGATGAGAAGGGGGTCAGGTGTGAGGGAAAGGAGAACCCGTTACAAGATCCCAGGCAAGAAGACCAGAGATTTGAGCCCCGGGACAGACAACTggaagaacacaggcagaaaaGGCAGGAACTGGAGAGGGAGCTCGCAGAGGAAGACAAGCAGCGGCTGCAGAGGCGAGAACCGGAAGAGCgcctggaggaggaagagcagcTGAAGAGGCGCAAGGGTCGGGAGCCTGAGGAATTTCCTGACCGAAAGCAAAGGCAAGAGAGGCGGGAGCAGCGCGAGCTCCGGGAAGAAGAGGAGCAGTTGCAAAGGCAGACGCGGGAGCAGGAGGAGCCGCGGTTGCAGCAGGAGCTGAGGCGCGAGAAGCAGGACAGACGCGAGCAGACAGAAAGGCGCGAGCAGCAGCTGAGGCGCGGGGAGCCGCGCTTAGAGCAGGAGCTGAGGCGCGAGCAAGAGAGGCGCGAGCAGCAGGAGAGACGCGAGCAGGAACTGAGGCGCGAGCAGGAACTGAGGCGCGAGCAGGAACTGAGGCGCCAGCAGAGGCTGAGGCGCGAGGAGCAGGAGAGACGCGAGCAG TAGAGNNNNNNNNNNACGCGCGAGCAAGAGAGGCGCGAGCAGCAGGAGAGACGCGAGCAGGAGCTGAGGCGCGAGGAGTTGCTCTTTGAACAGGAGCTGAGGCGCGAACAGAAGAGGCGCGAGCAGGAGCTGAGACGCGAGCAGAGGCTGAGGCGTGAGGAGCCGCGCTTAGAGCAGGAGCTGAGGCGCGAGCAGGAGAGACGCGAGCAAGAGCTGAGGCGCGAGGAGTTGCTCTTTGAACAGGAGCTGAGGCGCGAGCAGGAGAGGCGCGAGCAGGAGCTGAGACGCGAGCAGCGGCTGAGCCGCGAGGAGCCGCGCTTGGAGCAGGAACTCAGGCGCGAGCAGGAGCTCAGGCGCGAGCAGGAGGAGAGGCGTGAGCAGACGCGCTTGAAGCAGGAACTCAGGCGCGAGCAGGAGGAGAGGCGTGAGCAGGAGGAAAGACGAGAGCAGGAGGAAAGACGCGAGCAGGAGGAAAGGCGAGAGCAGGAGCTCAGGCGCGAGCAGGAGCTGAGGCGCGAGGAGCCCCGCGTGGAGCAGGAGCTGAGGCGCGAGCAGCGGCTGAGGCGAGAGGAGACGCGCTTGGAGCAGGAGCTCAGGCGCGAGCAGGAGCTCAGGCGCGAGCAGGAGCTCAGGCGCGAGGAGCCGCGCTTGGAGCAGGAGCTGAGGCGCGAGCAGC NNNNNNNNNGCGAGCAGGAGGAGAGGCGCGAGCAGGAGGAGAGGCGCGAGCAGGAGCTGAGGCGCGAGGAGCCGCGCTTGGAGCAGGAGTTGAGGCGCGAGCAGCAGGACAGACGCGAGCAGGAGCTGAGGCGGGAGCAGGAGGAGAGGCTCCAGCAGGAGCTGAGGCACGAGCAGCAGCCTgctgaggaggaggtggaggcccGTGAGCGGGACAAGAGCCGCACCTCAAGGTGGCAGTGGCAGCTAGAAAGCGAGGCCGACGCCCGTCAGAGCAAGGTCTACTCCAGGCCCCGCAGGCAGGAGCAGCAGAGGCAACGCCAGGAACGCGAAAAGAGGCAGCGCCTGGAGCTCGAGCGGCAACTGCGGGAGGAGGAC GAGCAGGCACGcctgcaggaggaggaagagcagcGCCGAGACTTCAAATGGCAGTGGCAGGCGGAGGAAGAGAGCGAGAGGCGCCGCCAGAGGTTCTCCGCCCGGCCCCAGTTGCGGGAGCAGCAGGAGAGGCAGCTGAGGGCGGAGGAACTGCAGGATGGGGAACTGCTGCGTGAGGAGGCAGAGCAGCGTCGCCAACGACTCGAGAGGGAGCGGGAGCAGCAGATCCTCGAGGAAGAGAAGCAGCTCCGGTTGGAGCAGAGCCTCCAAGAGGATCAGGAGAGGAAGCTACGCCGGGAGGAGCAGTGCCGTGACCAAAAATGGAGGTGGCAACCAGAAGAGGAAAGCCAGAGACGCCGCCACACAGTCTACGCCAAGCCAACTCAACGAGAGCCGCTGAGGGAGGAAGAGCAGCTGCAGCGAGAGGAACTCAAGACAAGGAGGCGCCAGGAGCTGGAGAGACAATATCGGGAGGAAGAGCCGCTGAGGGAGGAAGAGCAGCTGCTAAGAGATCGGAGGCGCCAGCAGCGCGGCAGGCAGTATCTGGAAGAGGAAGAGCTGCAGCGCCTGGACAGAAAGAGGCAATTCCAGGATGAGGATCAGAGCCGCGATCTGAAATGGCAGTGgcaaccagaaaaagaaaatgaagttcgTAATCACAGGGTTTACTCCAAACGCAAAGTGAACGAAGAAAGGATCCGGCAACTCGAAGATTCCCAGGTTCGAGACAGACCATTCCGGCAGAATCGGTGGCTCCTGCAGGATGAACGGGATGAGAGAGcgcgagagaaagagaggaccCGGCAACAGCGCGACATGCAATTCCCAGCTGAGGAACTGCTGGAGCGAGAAGAGCAAAAGGAAGCCAAAAGGCGAGACAGGAAGTTCGGCGAGGAGGAACAGCAGCAGCGCCGCCGGGAACGTGAGCAACAGCTTCGCCAGGAGCGCGACAGAAAGTTCCGTGAGGAGGAACAGCTCCTTCAGGAAAGGGAAGAACAGCTGCGCCGCCANNNNNNNNNNGAGGAAGAGCTGCGCCGCCAGGAGCGCGACAGAAAGTTCCGTGAGGAGGAACAGCTCCTGCAGGAAAGGGAAGAACAGCTGCGCCTCCAGGAGCGCGACAGAAAGTTCCTCGAGGAGGAAGAGTTGCGCCGTCAGGAGCGCGACAGAAAGTTCCGGGAGGGGGAACAGAGGCTGCGCCGCCGCCGAGGACTAGATGGTACCCTCTCTCAGGAGGAGCAACTGAAGGGTGCTGAACAAGAGCAAGAGCAGAGCGtccagcaggagagagaagaaaagcgACACCGACAGGAGCAGGACAGGCAGTTCCTCGAGGAAGAAGAGCAACTGCCACGCGAAGAGCAGGAAGAGCTGAGGCGCCGGCAGGAGCGAGGCCAGCAGTACCTCGTGGAGGAGCAGTTTGCCAGGGAGAAGAGGCGCCGTCCGGAACAAGAACTGCGGCAAGAAGAGCAAAGACGCCGCCAGCGGGAGGAGGAACGAAGGCACCGCGGGCAAGTCTGGGAAGACGGAGACAGGGGCCGTTggcagactctggagccaggcaaGAGTCAGTTTGCCAGTGTCCCGGTGCGCTCCAGCCCTCTCTATGAATATATCCAAGAGCAGAGATCTCAGTACCGCCCTTAA